The following nucleotide sequence is from Rattus rattus isolate New Zealand chromosome 7, Rrattus_CSIRO_v1, whole genome shotgun sequence.
tcccagcacttgggaagctgaggcaggaggatggctgtgatGATGCTcaggctgcatagcaagaccttgtttcaaaggtctcaaagaaacaacagcaaagtGGTGGTAAATGTGGGTAAGGGTATGGGAAAGGAGCACCTTTATACACCACTGGTAAGAATGCCACTGTGGGAAATCAATGTGAACACATCACAGAGATACCTATACATCCACGTTTATTGCAACACGATTCGTGGTAGATAGCCATCAACTAATAAAGAAATAgaggatgcatacacacacacacacacacacacacacacacacacacatatatatatatatatatatatatatatatatatatatatatatatatatagagagagagagagagagagagagagagagatgtggttCATTTAGCCATAAAGAAGAGTTACGTTATCTTTGGAAAAATGCATGAAACTAAAGATCATCATGAGAGCAGGATATATCCATATACACGTATGAATACATAagtacacacatcatatatatatatatcgtgtATCATATATATCTCgtgtatcatatacatatatatatatgagtgtgtaagAAAGAGACGTGAAAATAGAAGAGGGACTTCTCGTTCAAGATAGCAAGGTTGTGAAGAAAGTAGAGTGAGGTGATACAGACATTTCTTCTGCCTTCCGTCTCAGCGACTCTTGGAGAACTTCCAGCAGTGGCATGTTGGGCCAAAGTATCCAGAGGTCCACCACCTCCATGGTCCATCGCAGCCACTATGAGGAGGGTCCTGGAAATGGAAAGAATTTGCCATTTTCAGTGGAAAACAAGTGGCGGTTTCTGGCTATGATGATCGTGTACTTTGGATTTGGATTTGCTGCTCCTTTCTTTATAGTAAGGCACCAACTACTTAAAAAGTAAGGATATTTAATTCATCCCATTAGCAGAATGAAGAAAGTTTAAGAGATATGATCTGCCAATTGGATTAAACTCTTAAACTCTTATGCTGGAAAAAGTTGTATATAAATTaatgatataaatttaaaaaaaagagggagtGTCTGGAGAAGGATATGGACTAATTGAGAGTGTAATGAGAGAGTAAATACGAACAAAGTATATAGTATGCATATGTGAAGATGTCACTATAGAACCCATTGTTTGTACACTCATTTGCAAACAAAACCCGTCCAGTGTCCTCTCTGCCCTTGGTTTTTATATAACcatgttctttgtttcttctttctctgtggtgACCCCTTTCTGGGTGTCCTCCTCCCTACAGTGTTAAGATGATGATTTTTTTCACCCCACCTTCTATCTGGGCATCACTCACCCTTCCAGAGACTCCTTGGAAGTGTTTGTGCTCAGGATCCTGTGTGTGTACTTACAGAGCTTCTATGCACCAGACAGAAGCAGAGCCTTCCTGTCTGGTTGGCATCCTTGCATGGTCCCTTCAGGCCACCCAGCTGCTCTTTCTCATGGATACTCCCTCTGTTCTCCAAAGTCCTTGAGAATGAAGACATGGCTTCATCTCAGGAAGTCAGCACCCTGCTTGGTGCAAGGGGCTCACACAGGCTCTCTGTGCCACACGCATGAGTGACTAATTCTTTGAAGCACATGCTATCATCCTATTATAAACACCCAAGGTACAGAACACTAAGTAACAAAAGCAGCCATGCCATTAATAGGAAGGGCCCATACCTAAGTCTATGTCTTCTTGAATTTGGGATTTAAACATTTAACATCTTGTCCTTCATCAAGCTATTGGATAGGATAATTTCACATGCCAGTATGAAGTGATATACATGTTTATGGAAAAGTTAAGAACTAAACATGTAAGAAACAAGCACTGTGAATCAAATGAGAAACAAATTGTTCACTGTTGAGTCTCAAGCTCTAAAAATCTATTTCGTTCCTCTGTCATAACTCCTGCTAGACAGGGcccaaggacctccatatcattATGATGGAGTTTTGAATCACTGCTACCTGGGACTAGCTTAGATCTCCTCAGCTAcactcttttctattctttctttctttctttctttctttctttctttctttctttctttctctctaactGGCTCTATGCTCTATGGCTAATGGCTCTATGTACCCAAGACCTCACATTGTCAAATGTGCTCCATCTCTGACAGAAGGCAGAGCActgtcatatacatacacagacacgcagacttctgtgcacacacagttCAAATGCACGAACATAGGTACATAAACCTCACGCACAATGTGTGGGACTTTAGGCCATCTCGGTGGAGTTCAAGGTTGTCGTGGTTCAATACAGTGTAAGAGCCCAGGACGAGGTGGGGCAGGGACTTGGTTGCTAAAATACCTGCTGTgtatgcatgagga
It contains:
- the LOC116904889 gene encoding cytochrome c oxidase subunit 7C, mitochondrial-like — encoded protein: MLGQSIQRSTTSMVHRSHYEEGPGNGKNLPFSVENKWRFLAMMIVYFGFGFAAPFFIVRHQLLKK